The Rhodopseudomonas palustris genome window below encodes:
- a CDS encoding branched-chain amino acid ABC transporter permease, which produces MSGYQTGVLIILCFNIMAAYAVYLPLVAGQLNLGIAGFMAIGAYTAAYLTTETGWPLAAALPMGGAAAGAIALVVAIPILRTHGIYLALATFALGQVISAVFLNLEVVGAAAGYQVPLYAPPIAVYAMTAAVVLFVVALSQTRFTLYLTAIKNDRLVADLLGLRVRALQVAAFTIGAVIAGIGGGLYAHHFSFIEAQHFSVSLSIYTVLYVLLGGTQTVWGPLVGAIFFSLAPELLRAGESWRYVLFAALIVAFMAVRPQGLVTPTGIRALFRAVGRRAATSRVRS; this is translated from the coding sequence ATGAGCGGCTACCAGACCGGCGTTCTGATCATCCTCTGCTTCAACATCATGGCGGCCTATGCGGTGTATCTGCCGCTGGTCGCCGGGCAGCTCAATCTCGGCATCGCCGGCTTCATGGCGATCGGTGCCTATACGGCGGCGTATCTCACCACCGAGACGGGCTGGCCGCTGGCAGCCGCGCTTCCGATGGGCGGCGCTGCGGCGGGCGCGATCGCGCTGGTCGTGGCCATTCCGATCCTGCGCACCCACGGTATCTATCTGGCGCTCGCCACCTTTGCGCTCGGCCAGGTGATTTCGGCCGTGTTCCTGAATCTCGAAGTCGTCGGTGCCGCGGCCGGCTATCAGGTCCCGCTCTACGCGCCGCCGATCGCGGTCTATGCGATGACGGCCGCCGTGGTGTTGTTCGTGGTCGCGCTGTCGCAGACCCGCTTCACGCTCTATCTGACCGCGATCAAGAACGATCGCCTGGTCGCCGATCTGCTGGGGCTGAGGGTTCGCGCCCTGCAGGTCGCCGCCTTCACGATCGGCGCGGTGATCGCCGGCATCGGCGGTGGTCTCTACGCCCATCACTTCAGCTTCATCGAGGCGCAGCATTTCAGCGTCAGCCTGAGCATCTACACCGTGTTGTACGTGTTGCTGGGCGGCACGCAGACGGTCTGGGGTCCGCTGGTCGGGGCGATCTTCTTCAGTCTGGCCCCGGAACTGCTGCGAGCCGGAGAATCCTGGCGCTACGTTCTGTTCGCGGCCCTGATCGTCGCCTTCATGGCGGTTCGTCCGCAGGGGCTCGTCACCCCGACGGGAATCCGCGCTCTGTTCCGCGCCGTCGGACGGCGTGCTGCGACGTCGCGGGTGCGGTCATGA
- a CDS encoding ABC transporter ATP-binding protein has translation MSAAAPLLALDGVGKSFGGVRVIRDLGFAVARGQTVGLIGPNGAGKTTAFNIVSGVFRPDAGKVTFDGRDITSVPSRRRIALGIARSFQNVRLMQHLTVWENLLVGQHVRTSGLVDLLTPFRPFRNHRWRQEAVAALAEMGLDGYADAMVGELPYGIRKRIDLVRATLAGASLLMLDEPAAGLNPVETQGLTSHLELLKARGVTLLIVEHDMHFVDKICDHVVVLNFGEKIAEGPLSLVQRDAVVRAAYLGSEAAA, from the coding sequence ATGAGCGCGGCCGCCCCGCTTCTCGCGCTCGACGGCGTCGGCAAGTCGTTCGGCGGCGTTCGTGTCATTCGCGATCTCGGCTTCGCCGTCGCGCGCGGCCAGACCGTCGGACTGATCGGGCCCAACGGCGCCGGCAAGACCACCGCCTTCAACATCGTCAGCGGCGTGTTCCGTCCCGATGCCGGCAAAGTCACCTTCGACGGGCGTGATATCACGTCCGTTCCATCACGCCGCCGGATCGCGCTGGGAATCGCGCGCAGCTTCCAGAACGTCCGGTTGATGCAGCATCTCACGGTCTGGGAAAACCTGCTGGTCGGGCAGCACGTCCGCACTTCCGGACTGGTCGATCTGCTGACGCCGTTTCGGCCGTTTCGCAATCACCGCTGGCGGCAGGAGGCGGTCGCTGCGCTCGCCGAGATGGGGCTGGACGGCTATGCGGACGCGATGGTCGGCGAACTTCCCTACGGCATTCGCAAGCGGATCGATCTGGTGCGGGCGACGCTCGCCGGGGCCTCGCTGCTGATGCTCGACGAGCCGGCCGCGGGCCTCAATCCCGTCGAGACGCAGGGCCTGACCTCGCATCTCGAACTGCTCAAGGCGCGCGGCGTGACGCTGCTGATCGTCGAGCACGACATGCACTTCGTCGACAAGATCTGCGACCACGTCGTCGTGCTCAATTTCGGCGAGAAGATCGCGGAGGGGCCGCTTTCGCTGGTTCAGCGCGATGCGGTGGTCCGCGCGGCCTATCTCGGATCGGAGGCGGCGGCATGA
- a CDS encoding ABC transporter ATP-binding protein, whose amino-acid sequence MTAILSVSDLTVAYGGVTAIDGVSLSVDDGEIVTVLGANGAGKTTLLLAIMGAVPASRGRIALRGTDVSRSRAHHRLAQGLVLVPEGRQVLVSLTVEENLLLGAHLRRDRQAVRNEIAAIYERFPNLGQRRHTAAATLSGGEQQMVAIGRAMVARPQVLMLDEPSLGLSPLFVSKVFDLIEEMNRSGLTIVLVEQNTGKALSVAHSATVLELGKVAIAGPSEALRNDHRLLEAYLGGAADIADEPSSMRANSQ is encoded by the coding sequence ATGACGGCCATCCTCTCGGTTTCGGATTTGACCGTGGCCTACGGCGGGGTGACCGCCATCGACGGCGTATCGCTGTCCGTCGACGACGGCGAGATCGTCACGGTGCTCGGAGCGAACGGCGCCGGCAAGACCACGCTGTTGCTGGCGATCATGGGCGCCGTCCCGGCGAGCCGGGGACGGATCGCATTGCGGGGAACGGATGTGTCGCGCTCCCGCGCGCACCACCGCCTGGCGCAGGGACTGGTGCTCGTTCCCGAGGGCCGGCAGGTTCTGGTGTCGCTGACCGTCGAAGAAAATCTCCTGCTCGGCGCGCATCTGCGCCGCGACCGGCAGGCGGTCCGCAACGAGATCGCCGCGATCTATGAACGCTTTCCGAATTTGGGCCAGCGCCGGCACACGGCCGCCGCCACGCTGTCGGGCGGCGAGCAGCAGATGGTGGCGATCGGCCGGGCGATGGTCGCGCGGCCGCAGGTGCTGATGCTCGACGAACCCTCCCTCGGGCTGTCGCCGCTGTTCGTCTCGAAGGTGTTCGATCTGATCGAGGAGATGAATCGCAGCGGCCTGACGATCGTGCTGGTCGAGCAGAACACCGGCAAGGCGCTGTCGGTTGCGCACAGTGCGACCGTGCTCGAACTCGGCAAGGTCGCGATCGCCGGCCCGTCGGAGGCGCTGCGGAACGATCACAGGTTGCTGGAAGCCTATCTCGGCGGAGCCGCGGACATTGCGGACGAGCCTTCGTCGATGCGAGCGAACTCTCAATGA
- a CDS encoding ABC transporter substrate-binding protein: MAKTGPYVSLANTNEVAVDLAVDEINAKGGIGGRKLKLVKFDTGGDPKQAALAVRQFAEDNKALAVIGPFSSGEVRVAFPAGERLGIVQMSMSSSAPGLTKGFSYAFRNTRDEKTVIDEVLAALRDKKLPMGTAATAFATDDTVSKAIGTAVLPVLLKKYGIDNKGAVDFQYNAFDLSPQVSQLAQMKPDIIGLGAPPEAAINLAKELKRQGVSARLIGGTTVADPDLPRRMAGAGNSMTIGTTFFADLNDRTRSFAKQFAAKTSAAGMTRHEPNQQDASAYDIVYLFAEAIKVAAVTGEPDKVAADRTAIRDALAKLKGFPALEGEISFGDDHDSIKPIYVIEARDAQWSLLDTRKGE, translated from the coding sequence ATGGCGAAGACGGGACCCTATGTCAGTCTCGCGAACACCAACGAGGTCGCCGTCGATCTCGCGGTCGACGAGATCAACGCCAAGGGGGGCATCGGCGGCCGCAAGCTCAAGCTGGTGAAGTTCGACACCGGCGGCGATCCGAAGCAGGCGGCGCTCGCGGTGCGCCAGTTCGCCGAGGACAACAAGGCGCTGGCGGTGATCGGACCGTTCAGCTCCGGCGAAGTGCGTGTGGCGTTCCCGGCCGGCGAGCGTCTCGGCATCGTGCAGATGTCGATGTCGTCGTCGGCGCCCGGGCTGACGAAAGGCTTCAGCTACGCCTTCCGCAACACCCGTGACGAAAAGACGGTGATCGACGAGGTGCTGGCGGCGCTGCGCGACAAGAAGCTGCCGATGGGCACGGCCGCCACGGCCTTCGCGACCGACGACACGGTGTCCAAAGCGATCGGCACGGCGGTGCTGCCCGTCTTGTTGAAGAAATACGGCATCGACAACAAGGGGGCGGTGGACTTCCAGTACAATGCGTTCGATCTGTCGCCGCAGGTTTCGCAACTGGCACAGATGAAGCCGGACATCATCGGTCTTGGCGCTCCGCCGGAAGCGGCGATCAACCTCGCCAAGGAGCTGAAGCGCCAGGGCGTCAGCGCGCGACTGATCGGCGGCACCACGGTCGCCGATCCGGATCTGCCGCGCCGGATGGCGGGAGCCGGAAATTCGATGACCATCGGCACCACGTTCTTCGCCGATCTCAACGACCGGACCAGATCCTTCGCCAAGCAGTTCGCGGCCAAGACCTCGGCCGCAGGGATGACCCGGCACGAGCCGAACCAGCAGGATGCATCCGCGTACGACATCGTCTATCTGTTCGCAGAAGCCATCAAGGTTGCGGCGGTCACCGGCGAGCCGGACAAGGTGGCCGCGGATCGGACCGCGATCCGGGACGCGCTGGCGAAGCTGAAGGGCTTTCCCGCTCTCGAGGGCGAGATCTCGTTCGGCGATGACCACGACTCCATCAAGCCGATCTACGTGATCGAAGCGCGCGACGCGCAGTGGAGCCTGCTCGACACCCGCAAGGGCGAATAG
- a CDS encoding DUF2848 domain-containing protein, with translation MHSVPIDFVIHDQDRQVTRSLQFDALIIAGWTGRDPVARDKHIAELAELGIAPPASTPIYYRVAASRLTTRPAIEVSDEHSSGEVEFVLMRFDGRMYVGVGSDHTDRKVETYNITVSKQMCDKPIAPELWCFDDVANHWDQLVLRSYATIADKRVLYQEGTLAGMLPPADLIVRGFGGSGLPERAAIFGGTFAAKGGIRPASRFDYELFDPVLGRRIAHGYDVETLPVLG, from the coding sequence ATGCATTCCGTGCCAATCGACTTCGTCATTCACGATCAGGACCGACAGGTCACGCGATCCCTGCAGTTCGATGCGTTGATCATCGCGGGCTGGACCGGCCGCGATCCGGTGGCTCGCGACAAGCACATTGCCGAACTCGCGGAGCTCGGAATCGCGCCGCCCGCCTCGACGCCGATCTACTACCGTGTGGCGGCGAGCCGGCTGACGACGAGGCCGGCGATCGAAGTCAGCGACGAGCATTCGAGCGGCGAGGTCGAATTCGTGCTGATGCGCTTCGATGGACGGATGTATGTCGGCGTCGGCTCCGATCACACCGATCGCAAGGTCGAGACCTACAACATCACCGTCTCGAAGCAGATGTGCGACAAGCCGATCGCCCCCGAATTGTGGTGCTTCGACGACGTCGCGAACCACTGGGACCAGCTCGTGCTGCGCTCCTACGCGACGATCGCCGACAAGCGGGTGCTCTATCAGGAGGGCACGCTCGCGGGCATGCTGCCGCCCGCCGATCTGATCGTCCGCGGCTTCGGCGGTTCCGGGCTTCCGGAGCGAGCCGCGATCTTCGGCGGAACCTTCGCGGCGAAAGGCGGCATCAGGCCGGCTTCGCGCTTCGACTACGAACTCTTCGATCCCGTTCTGGGCCGTCGCATCGCGCACGGCTACGATGTCGAGACGCTGCCGGTGCTCGGCTGA
- a CDS encoding ABC transporter substrate-binding protein, which yields MKRISRALVSLAAALLIGNVTSVGAWAEDVQLLPPGLIEPSSKEIIPEGKFKKAPPWRIGLAFPGVGNTWIVQMLQEMKYEASLHKDIAEFTVLEADWKPAKQVADIEDLMARNVDLLIVSPIAFPVVAAQVDKAVAKGIPVVVFGASNGELNGTVEVFGGGGAFGRVGGEFLAKELKGKGSIWAVRGVAGVGEEVLRYEGFKKAIAGTDIKIVAEVFGDWNYAKSKQLCENLVLSGKPVDGIWFSGAEMTRACIEVFKEAGKPLVPMTGEGNNGFFKIWKSSGVKSVAPVFTPGLGPAVVRASVALLQGKQIYKGYFSDPPPITNADIDKYYRPDLNDAYWVPSTLPENKLKELFGK from the coding sequence ATGAAGAGAATTTCGCGGGCGTTGGTTTCGCTGGCGGCAGCTTTGCTGATCGGCAACGTGACGTCGGTCGGGGCCTGGGCCGAGGACGTGCAGTTGTTGCCGCCGGGCCTGATCGAGCCTTCTTCGAAAGAGATCATCCCGGAAGGCAAGTTCAAGAAGGCGCCGCCGTGGCGGATCGGGCTCGCCTTCCCGGGTGTCGGCAACACCTGGATCGTCCAGATGCTTCAGGAAATGAAGTACGAGGCCTCGCTGCACAAGGACATCGCCGAATTCACCGTGCTGGAAGCGGACTGGAAGCCCGCCAAGCAGGTCGCCGATATCGAAGACCTGATGGCGCGCAATGTGGACCTGCTGATCGTCTCGCCGATCGCCTTTCCGGTGGTGGCGGCGCAGGTCGACAAGGCGGTCGCCAAGGGCATTCCCGTTGTGGTGTTCGGCGCCAGCAACGGCGAACTCAACGGCACCGTGGAAGTGTTCGGCGGCGGCGGCGCGTTCGGCCGCGTCGGCGGCGAGTTTCTCGCCAAAGAACTGAAGGGCAAGGGCTCGATCTGGGCAGTCCGCGGCGTCGCCGGCGTCGGCGAGGAAGTGTTGCGCTACGAGGGCTTCAAGAAGGCGATCGCAGGCACCGACATCAAGATCGTCGCCGAAGTGTTCGGCGACTGGAACTACGCGAAGTCGAAACAGCTCTGCGAAAACCTCGTTCTGTCAGGCAAGCCGGTCGACGGCATCTGGTTCTCGGGCGCCGAAATGACCCGCGCCTGCATCGAAGTCTTCAAGGAGGCCGGCAAGCCGCTGGTGCCGATGACCGGCGAGGGCAACAACGGCTTCTTCAAGATCTGGAAGAGCTCGGGCGTGAAGAGCGTCGCGCCGGTGTTCACGCCGGGTCTCGGACCGGCGGTGGTGCGCGCCTCGGTCGCGCTGCTGCAGGGCAAGCAGATCTACAAAGGCTACTTCTCCGATCCGCCCCCGATCACCAATGCCGATATCGACAAGTATTATCGGCCCGACCTGAACGACGCCTATTGGGTGCCGTCGACGCTGCCCGAAAACAAGCTGAAAGAGCTGTTCGGCAAGTAA
- a CDS encoding sugar ABC transporter ATP-binding protein, producing MTMPVQAREVVVARGVSVSFGATKALRDVSIIGHAGSIHAVTGENGAGKSTLMKVLAGVYQPDHGEVEIDGHRVRLSGPRDALKHGISTVFQEFTLLPNLSVAENLFLGREPRRLMMVRYTQMMRDAEALLQRIGIDLDPERPVSELSIGEQQLVEIGKGVSANASVFIFDEPTAALNKVEVDKLGQLMLQLQKEGKAIFYISHRLEEIARWCDTVTVLKDGEHVLTRPTREMTPNALVTAMVGRSIQDLFPPRATGFGATLLQARGLQTRADRSPVDLTLRRGEILGIAGLEGQGQREVMRCLAGVTPLVAGEVRKAAADRDELEAVDLALGRTENVRRGIGFVPEDRKTEGLFLDLPISENLSLGILAIQRALSRVRIKRDLLKALAKSLHLAATGLSQAVGSLSGGNQQKVLLGRWLTAGSNVLLIEEPTRGVDVGAKTEIYRLLRDFAAKGGGVLLTSSELMELIGLCDRILVIRNGAFVGELDGRLASEEAILNLALPGGNPAHQAA from the coding sequence ATGACGATGCCCGTTCAGGCACGTGAGGTCGTCGTCGCGCGCGGCGTGTCCGTCTCCTTCGGCGCGACCAAGGCCCTGCGCGACGTGTCGATCATTGGTCACGCCGGGTCGATCCACGCCGTCACCGGTGAGAACGGTGCCGGCAAGTCGACGCTGATGAAGGTGCTCGCCGGCGTCTATCAGCCCGATCACGGCGAGGTCGAGATCGACGGGCATCGCGTGCGTCTGTCCGGACCGCGCGACGCCTTGAAGCACGGCATCTCCACGGTGTTTCAGGAGTTCACGCTGCTGCCGAACCTGTCCGTGGCCGAGAACCTGTTTCTCGGTCGTGAACCGCGCCGGCTGATGATGGTGCGCTACACGCAGATGATGAGGGACGCTGAGGCGTTGTTGCAACGGATCGGCATCGATCTCGATCCGGAGCGCCCGGTTTCCGAGCTCTCGATCGGCGAGCAGCAGCTCGTCGAAATCGGCAAGGGGGTCTCGGCGAATGCCTCGGTGTTCATCTTCGACGAGCCGACCGCGGCGCTCAACAAGGTCGAGGTCGACAAGCTCGGCCAGTTGATGCTGCAGCTTCAAAAGGAAGGCAAGGCGATCTTCTACATCAGCCATCGGCTGGAGGAGATCGCGCGCTGGTGCGACACCGTCACCGTGCTCAAGGACGGCGAGCACGTTCTCACCCGGCCGACCCGGGAGATGACGCCGAATGCGCTGGTGACCGCGATGGTCGGCCGTTCGATCCAGGACCTGTTTCCGCCACGCGCGACCGGCTTCGGCGCGACGCTGCTGCAAGCGCGCGGATTGCAAACCCGCGCCGATCGCAGCCCGGTCGACCTCACGCTGCGCCGCGGCGAGATCCTCGGTATCGCCGGGCTGGAAGGCCAGGGCCAGCGCGAGGTGATGCGCTGCCTGGCCGGCGTGACGCCGCTGGTCGCGGGCGAGGTCCGCAAGGCCGCTGCTGATCGTGATGAGCTCGAGGCGGTCGATCTCGCTCTCGGCCGGACCGAGAATGTCCGACGCGGCATCGGCTTCGTGCCGGAAGACCGCAAGACCGAAGGTCTGTTTCTCGATCTTCCGATCAGCGAGAATCTATCGCTCGGGATTCTTGCGATCCAGCGTGCGCTGTCCCGCGTGCGGATCAAACGCGATCTGCTGAAGGCGCTCGCCAAGTCGCTGCATCTGGCTGCCACAGGTTTGTCACAAGCCGTCGGAAGCCTTTCCGGCGGCAATCAGCAGAAGGTTCTGCTGGGGCGGTGGCTGACCGCGGGCTCCAACGTGCTGCTGATCGAGGAGCCGACGCGGGGCGTGGACGTCGGCGCCAAGACGGAAATCTATCGACTGCTGCGCGACTTCGCGGCGAAGGGAGGGGGCGTGCTGCTGACGTCGAGCGAATTGATGGAACTGATCGGACTGTGCGACCGCATATTGGTGATCCGCAACGGCGCGTTCGTCGGCGAGCTCGACGGCAGGCTCGCCAGCGAAGAGGCGATCCTCAATCTCGCTCTGCCCGGGGGAAACCCCGCGCATCAAGCGGCTTGA
- a CDS encoding ABC transporter permease, whose product MGRLFNPRFGTSPISLGIPIVVFIFLVFAAPHFTSGENLSNLISQIVVLLIGSLGQLVVALVGGIDLSIGSLVSLTSCVISTQQSLATAIPLCIGLAILVGTANGVGTAVFGVHPLIMTFSMATFLQGVAYFILPAPSNAIPAGLQSLANITVGGAPIAIVWCVAAVGTTYVLLRRSQLGLHIYAIGASAANAHLNGLRVVPSTIAAYVFCSLSAVCAGLFLSARVASADPTMGGSLALDSITAIALGNVQLTGGIGGVLGAVTGALTLGLLANGMNLMGISPFVRSAFTGVLLLVAISLQKRKVIGL is encoded by the coding sequence ATGGGCCGTCTCTTCAATCCGCGCTTCGGCACCTCGCCGATCAGCCTCGGCATTCCGATCGTCGTTTTCATCTTCCTGGTGTTCGCTGCGCCGCATTTCACCAGCGGCGAGAATCTGTCGAACCTCATCAGTCAGATCGTCGTGCTGCTGATCGGTTCGCTCGGCCAACTCGTCGTCGCCTTGGTCGGCGGGATCGATCTGTCGATCGGCAGTCTCGTCAGTCTGACCAGTTGCGTGATCTCGACCCAGCAAAGTCTCGCCACCGCGATCCCACTTTGTATCGGTCTCGCCATTCTGGTCGGCACCGCTAACGGCGTCGGCACCGCGGTGTTCGGCGTGCATCCGCTGATCATGACGTTCAGCATGGCGACTTTCCTGCAGGGCGTCGCTTACTTCATCCTGCCGGCGCCGAGCAACGCCATTCCCGCCGGCCTGCAGTCGCTCGCCAACATCACCGTCGGCGGTGCGCCGATCGCGATCGTCTGGTGCGTGGCCGCGGTCGGCACGACCTACGTTTTGCTGCGGCGAAGCCAGCTCGGCCTGCACATCTACGCGATCGGCGCGAGCGCTGCCAACGCACACCTCAACGGCCTGCGCGTCGTGCCGTCGACCATCGCGGCCTATGTCTTCTGCAGCCTGTCGGCGGTGTGCGCCGGGCTGTTCCTGTCGGCGCGGGTCGCCTCCGCGGACCCGACGATGGGTGGCTCGCTCGCGCTGGATTCGATCACCGCGATCGCGCTCGGCAACGTCCAGCTCACCGGCGGCATCGGCGGCGTGCTCGGCGCCGTCACCGGCGCGCTGACGCTCGGGCTGCTGGCCAACGGCATGAACCTGATGGGCATCTCGCCCTTCGTCAGGAGCGCGTTCACCGGCGTCCTGCTGCTGGTCGCGATCTCACTACAGAAGCGAAAGGTCATCGGCCTGTGA
- a CDS encoding ABC transporter permease, protein MTALAKSRETNPIVSAGRWIVGLPPAYPLLVLLFGIAYFTHPHLLSPLFLMLMLRQAAPLGLATIGQSLVIRCRSIDLSSAGVMAVTSYILTSGTIPVSPLAAIALCIVVGLAIGFINGVIITVRKASAVIVTLAMSIILTGAVIAFSQFRAPGDVPEILRNVVTSRIGGVPVAALLWLFVLFPLHYIDRVTVFGRYVRAVGSNPLAAEMSGIPHARIVLVAHTVSGLFSVLSCFFLLGFVGVGTVNIGQDLALNSLSASILGGINFGMGKGGMWGPAAAAFMLTFLFNFLTSFGLGEPGKLMLQGLIVIVAAIAYSKRQT, encoded by the coding sequence GTGACCGCCCTTGCGAAATCGCGCGAGACGAATCCGATCGTTTCGGCCGGGCGTTGGATCGTCGGACTTCCGCCGGCCTATCCGCTGCTGGTGCTGCTGTTCGGGATCGCCTATTTCACCCACCCGCATCTGCTGTCGCCGCTGTTCCTGATGCTGATGCTGCGCCAGGCCGCGCCGCTCGGGCTCGCGACGATCGGACAGAGCCTGGTGATCCGCTGCCGCTCGATCGACCTGTCGTCGGCCGGCGTCATGGCGGTGACGAGCTACATCCTCACCAGTGGCACCATCCCGGTGTCGCCGCTGGCGGCGATCGCGCTGTGTATCGTCGTCGGGCTGGCGATCGGCTTCATCAACGGCGTGATCATCACCGTCCGCAAGGCGTCGGCGGTGATCGTCACGCTGGCGATGTCGATCATTCTCACCGGGGCGGTGATCGCGTTCAGCCAGTTTCGCGCGCCCGGCGACGTGCCGGAAATTCTCCGCAACGTCGTGACCAGCCGCATCGGCGGCGTCCCCGTCGCTGCGCTGCTGTGGCTTTTCGTGCTGTTTCCGCTGCACTACATCGACCGCGTCACCGTGTTCGGACGCTACGTGCGTGCCGTCGGTTCGAATCCGCTCGCCGCGGAGATGTCCGGCATTCCGCATGCGCGGATCGTGCTCGTCGCCCACACCGTGTCGGGTCTGTTCTCGGTGCTGAGCTGTTTCTTTCTGCTCGGCTTCGTCGGCGTCGGCACCGTCAATATCGGCCAGGACCTGGCGCTGAACTCGCTGTCGGCGTCGATTCTCGGCGGCATCAATTTCGGCATGGGCAAAGGCGGGATGTGGGGGCCGGCGGCGGCTGCCTTCATGCTCACCTTCCTGTTCAATTTCCTCACCAGCTTCGGGCTCGGCGAGCCCGGCAAGCTGATGCTGCAGGGATTGATCGTCATCGTCGCGGCGATCGCCTATTCCAAGCGGCAAACCTGA
- a CDS encoding alpha/beta hydrolase, whose amino-acid sequence MSDVVLSGAEAFSFDGGKIGILLVHGFTGSPQSMRYLGERLGEQGYTVLGPRLPGHGVSPAAMAKTTAADWAAAAEDALAEISAKCDKVFVAGLSMGGTLSLYLAAMHPDKVSGVIPINAAAQIESPDMASIAYARGLPETIPGIGSDMMDAETKELAYAEVPVVCMKHALGLAATARALLPRIKCPTFVINSRVDHVLSPNNATVIANNVGSDRIELLWLNRSYHVATIDHDKDLIAAEVHAFVQRNIK is encoded by the coding sequence ATGAGTGACGTGGTTCTATCGGGTGCGGAAGCGTTTTCGTTCGACGGCGGCAAGATCGGCATTCTGCTGGTCCACGGTTTCACCGGCAGTCCGCAGAGCATGCGCTATCTCGGCGAACGTCTGGGCGAGCAGGGCTACACCGTGCTCGGCCCGCGTCTTCCCGGGCACGGCGTTTCGCCGGCGGCGATGGCGAAGACGACCGCCGCCGACTGGGCCGCTGCCGCCGAAGACGCGCTCGCCGAAATCTCGGCGAAATGCGACAAGGTGTTCGTCGCGGGCCTTTCGATGGGCGGCACGCTGTCGCTGTATCTGGCGGCGATGCATCCTGACAAGGTCAGCGGCGTGATCCCGATCAACGCGGCGGCGCAGATCGAATCGCCCGACATGGCGTCGATCGCCTATGCGCGTGGCCTGCCGGAGACGATCCCCGGCATCGGCTCCGACATGATGGACGCCGAGACCAAAGAACTCGCCTATGCCGAGGTGCCGGTGGTCTGCATGAAGCATGCGCTGGGCCTGGCCGCCACCGCACGGGCGCTGCTGCCGCGGATCAAATGCCCCACCTTCGTGATCAATTCGCGGGTCGACCACGTGCTGTCGCCCAACAACGCCACTGTGATCGCGAATAATGTCGGCTCCGACCGCATCGAGCTGTTGTGGCTCAATCGCTCCTATCACGTCGCGACGATCGATCACGACAAGGATCTGATCGCCGCCGAGGTCCACGCCTTCGTGCAGCGCAACATTAAGTAA